Proteins encoded in a region of the Sparus aurata chromosome 6, fSpaAur1.1, whole genome shotgun sequence genome:
- the nisch gene encoding nischarin isoform X2 translates to MESTPFPEEVPERTVCVVGSELVENYTVYIIEVTDGEHKWTVKHRYSDFHDLHEKLTAEKKVDRRLLPPKKMLGKNSKSLVEKRQKELELYLQTLLQQFPQATPTPLACFLHFHFYEINGITAALAEELFHKGEQLLQAGEVFSLRPLQLYSVSQQLRLAKPTCCNGDAKTDLGHILDFTCRLRYLKMCGTTGPVGTSNIQESSLPFDLSVFKSLLQIEISECSSQQIRGLPSLRSSLATLSIHRSTETMMSILVPEASEFSQWEAEGAESGCPVTAVIPVWRNLTTLDMSHNCISTIDNSVKLIPKVEFLDLSYNQLSTVENLQHLYNLVHVDLSYNSLKVLEAAHTRLGNIKTLSLAGNQLDQLTGLTKLYSLVNLDLSHNQLAQLEEIRNIGSLPCLEKLNLSSNPMCIIPDYRTKVLAQFGDRAAEVCLDGKVTTEKELDTVEVLKAIQKAKEVKDRMSSGDKKISEETRLSAAAPPHLSSSSPPSSSSCCSSAVAPPAVTSSSSSSSSSSSSSSSSSSCPAQQAACPSQGNHN, encoded by the exons ATGGAGTCCACCCCGTTTCCAGAAGAGGTTCCGGAGAGGACAGTGTGTGTTGTCGGGTCGGAGCTGGTGGAAAACTACACT GTCTACATCATCGAGGTGACAGATGGAGAGCACAAGTGGACTGTGAAGCACCGCTACAGTGACTTCCACGACCTCCATGAGAAG ctGACGGCAGAGAAGAAGGTGGACCGGCGGCtgcttcctccaaagaagatgttGGGGAAGAACTCGAAGAGTCTGGTGGAGAAGCGGCAGAAGGAGCTCGAACTCTACCTGCAGACGCTGCTGCAGCAGTTCCCACAGGCCACGCCCACTCCGCTTGCCTGCTTCCTGCATTTTCACTTCTAT gaGATTAACGGCATCACGGCAGCACTGGCTGAGGAGCTGTTCCACAAAG GTGAGCAGTTGCTGCAGGCTGGCGAGGTGTTTTCTCTCCGCCCTCTGCAGCTTTACTCCGTCTCCCAGCAGCTACGTCTGGCAAAACCAACCTGCTGTAACGGAGACGCCAAGACCGACCTGGGACACATCCTCGATTTCACCTGCCGGCTGCGATACCTCAAG ATGTGTGGCACCACAGGTCCAGTAGGAACCAGTAACATACAGGAGAGCAGTCTCCCCTTCGACCTGTCTGTGTTCAAATCACTTCTGCAGATAGAG ATCAGCGAGTGCAGCTCTCAGCAGATTCGAGGTCTGCCGTCTCTGAGGTCGAGTTTGGCGACTCTGAGTATCCACCGCTCCACGGAAACTATGATG TCGATCCTGGTCCCGGAGGCGAGCGAGTTCTCACAGTGGGAGGCTGAGGGGGCGGAGTCTGGCTGTCCTGTCACGGCTGTCATTCCCGTGTGGAGAAACCTGACGACGCTGGACATGAGTCACAACTGCATCAGCACCATCGACAACTCGGTG AAACTGATTCCTAAGGTGGAGTTCCTGGATCTGAGCTACAACCAGCTGTCCACAGTGGAAAACCTCCAG CACCTGTACAATCTGGTCCACGTGGATCTGTCTTATAACAGCCTGAAGGTCCTGGAAGCAGCTCACACCCGTCTTGGCAACATCAAAACCCTGAGCCTGGCCGGCAATCAGCTGGACCAACTGACCGGCCTCACTAAGCTCTACTCTCTAGTCAACCTGGACCTCAGCCACAACCAGCTGGCTCAG ttggaGGAGATCAGGAACATCGGCTCTCTGCCCTGTTTGGAGAAACTCAACCTGTCCAGTAATCCCATGTGCATCATCCCAGACTACAGAACCAAAGTCCTGGCCCAGTTTGGAGACCGTGCAGCAGAG GTTTGTCTGGACGGTAAAGTGACGACAGAAAAGGAGCTGGACACAGTGGAAGTTTTAAAAGCCATTCAGAAAGCCAAAGAAGTCAAAGACAGGATGAGCAGCGGCGACAAGAAG ATCAGTGAGGAGACCaggctgtctgctgctgcacctcctcacctctcctcctcctctcctccctcctcctcttcatgctgctcctctgctgttgctcctcctgctgtcacctcctcttcctcttcctcctcttcctcctcctcctcctcctcctcctcctcttcctgtccgGCCCAACAGGCTGCCTGCCCCAGCCAAGGTAATCAT AATTGA
- the hgh1 gene encoding protein HGH1 homolog gives MLSDSEAAELLSFLTPDTRPDVKGQATEYILGLSGNRDGCRFLRTKPDLLAALFALTSDPSIAIVKDCYYIFVNLSADETLHQVLVADVKILPVFLKNLEDPEYPFSDQICTILSNLSRHNKTCKTVFKVLQEGVGLAQLVEIFCTEDFNKKAKLHYLGPLLSNLTQLPEARNYIMDKDRCVIQRLLPFTQFQASVVRRGGVIGTLRNCCFDHTHHEWLLSDAVDILPFLLLPLAGPEELTEEENDGLPVDLQYLPEDKKREEDPDIRKMLLETLFLMTATKAGRQTLKDKNIYYILREFHKGEKDVHVSAACEKLVQVLIGDEPEQGMENLMEVEIPEDVEQKLKDADLKEQEELQKEEERMRQEEEEEKKKNSEAEGTDKKQEDGLIR, from the exons ATGTTGAGTGATtctgaggctgcagagctgctctcCTTCCTGACCCCCGACACACGTCCTGATGTCAAAGGTCAGGCCACAGAATACATCCTGGGACTGTCGGGAAACAG ggaTGGCTGCCGCTTCCTCCGCACCAAACCTGACTTACTTGCCGCCCTGTttgctctgacctctgacccctccaTTGCTATTGTGAAGGACTGTTACTACATCTTCGTCAACCTGTCAGCTGACGAGACCCTGCACCAG GTTTTGGTGGCAGATGTCAAAATTCTTCCAGTGTTCTTGAAGAACCTCGAGGATCCAGAGTACCCGTTCTCTGACCAGATCTGCACCATCCTGTCCAACCTGAGCCGCCACAACAAGACCTGCAAGACCGTTTTCAAG GTCCTCCAGGAGGGGGTCGGTCTGGCTCAGCTGGTGGAAATCTTCTGCACCGAAGATTTCAACAAGAAGGCGAAGCTCCACTACCTCGGCCCTCTGCTGTCCAACCTGACCCAGCTGCCCGAGGCCAGGAACTACATCATGGACAAGGACAG GTGTGTAATCCAGAGGTTGTTGCCCTTCACTCAGTTCCAGGCATCAGTGGTGAGGAGGGGCGGAGTCATTGGCACCCTGCGCAACTGTTGCTTTGACCACA CCCATCATGAGTGGCTGTTAAGCGACGCTGTGGACATCCTGCCTTTCCTCCTGCTGCCACTGGCCGGTCCAGAGGAgctgacagaggaagaaaacGATG GTCTGCCTGTGGACCTGCAGTACCTTCCAGAGGacaagaagagagaagaggaccCTGACATCAGAAAGATGCTGCTGGAAACACTTTTCCTG ATGACAGCGACCAAAGCCGGCCGGCAGACACTAAAAGACAAGAACATTTATTATATCCTGAGAGAGTTCCACAAGGGGGAGAAAGACGTCCACGTTTCAGCCGCCTGTGAGAAACTGGTCCAG GTGCTGATAGGAGACGAGCCGGAGCAGGGGATGGAGAACCTGATGGAGGTGGAGATTCCTGAAGACGTGGAGCAGAAACTGAAGGACGCTGACCTCAAAGAACAAGAAGAGctgcagaaggaagaggagaggatgagacaggaggaagaggaggagaagaagaagaacagtgaAGCAGAGGGGACAGACAAAAAACAGGAGGATGGACTTATACGATGA
- the LOC115584089 gene encoding coiled-coil domain-containing glutamate-rich protein 1: protein MLSEMMCRRSCQKQQQQQQQQQQDGKGAPQRDPSSRRKHGWSKSCRGRLQGRRTGGGGWPRGRNHQHPHHPHYHHPLKLKRPVMSLRPVNVKGNRARGMRAPKNTNQFLMHEKYQMLHMRSDSVGSDSGSSSDSDLELTDMDSYLGVLENARGALLDSPNPHGSTTPPGQIVVLHEDGLRLHEDGLRLHEDSLRLQEDSMQYFPSEDDLIQSQNFMQRDFVEFCDILTS from the coding sequence atgCTCTCAGAGATGATGTGCAGGAGGAGCTgccagaagcagcagcagcagcagcagcagcagcagcaggatggcAAAGGGGCTCCGCAGAGGGACCCTTCCAGCCGCAGGAAGCACGGCTGGTCCAAGAGCTGCAGGGGGCGCCTGCAGGGGCGGAGGACAGGAGGGGGAGGGTGGCCGAGAGGGCGAAATCACCAGCACCCTCATCATCCTCACTACCATCATCCCCTTAAACTCAAGAGGCCAGTGATGTCCCTCCGACCTGTCAACGTCAAAGGAAACAGAGCGAGGGGGATGCGGGCGCCAAAGAACACCAACCAGTTCTTAATGCACGAGAAGTACCAGATGCTGCACATGCGCTCCGACTCAGTCGGGAGCGACAGCGGCAGCAGCTCCGACAGCGACTTGGAGCTGACAGACATGGACTCGTACCTGGGTGTCCTGGAGAATGCCAGGGGAGCCCTCTTGGACAGTCCCAACCCACACGGCTCAACGACACCACCAGGACAGATCGTGGTACTGCACGAGGACGGTCTGCGTCTGCACGAGGACGGTCTGCGTCTGCACGAGGACAGTCTGCGTCTGCAGGAGGACAGCATGCAGTATTTCCCCTCTGAAGATGACCTGATTCAGAGCCAGAATTTCATGCAAAGGGACTTTGTTGAGTTCTGTGACATCCTGACATCCTGA